The genomic stretch CAAATCGGCAGGTCGCTTCGGTGAGGTGGTGATTGGGCGAAGCGAAGAACTCAGTTGGAAGAATCTCAGAAAAGTAAATTTGGTTCTCCATGGGCCGGCGGTTTTCAAAGCTGTACTCCCGTCCTTCGAATTGGCAAATGGTTTTGGAATTGAGCTTCACCACACTGTCCGAACCTCGGACGGAGTACCCGTCAAAAGATAGGGAATCCAGACTCGATATTTTGAGATTCTGGTCCAAATCGGTCAAAATCTGAACGCTGTTGTCCTTGGCATGAACAATACTTGGTGCCCGTATTTTAAGTTCGGGTGGGGTCGCCAGGCTTGCTGACGGGTCGCTTTTGTCCGAAGTACAGGACTCAAGTCCGAGACTGAGTCCGAAAATCAGGAATATTAAGGTCGATTTCTTGCTTAGTTTCATAGTTCACCTCCATTGAAGGTCAACCTGAGCAAGACTAAGGCCAGCTACCAGTAGGGTGCGTCCACAGAAACATCTCCTAAAACATACGCCTGGCAACTCAGTCTTTCCCCGGCCGGAATGGCAAGTTCGTTCTTGCGACGGGTCTCGACCATGGTTTCGGCCGAAAGATTCTCGCTGCCGGAAACGACTTGGACTCGACACCTGCCACAGACACCCTCGCCACCACAAGAACTAGCTACTGGACGTCCGGCCGAGAGCAAGGATTCCATTAAGGTGGCCTTTGCCTGCGAAGTGATCTTAAATTGGCTACGAGCGAGCGTAATTGTTGCCATGAAACAAGCCTATCAGGTGTGAAGGCCGGGTCTACCAAAATCAATGGGCAACAGTTGGCCGGGTGAAATCAATGTGCTAGGCTTTTCTATATGGGAACCGGTGATAAAAGCATGGCAGTACTTGGTGCAAGTCGCGGATTTGGTCGCGCCTTTTGTCATCGCATTTGGGATGATTCGGAAGATCGCAAACTTCTCCTCATGGCACGTAAGGCGGAGCTCCTTCAGGAACTCAAAGACGACCTCAACGATGCAGAAAAACACCAAAATACTAAGCCAAATCTGGTGGAGTATTTTGCTTGCGATTTTTCCAGTGAAGCAGGACAGATTCAGGCCTTTCACCAATTGGAGCTTTTTCACCCGCAACGGATTTTTTATTTTGCCGGCGGCGGACCCTATGGGGCATTTGAGAAAAAGTCCTGGAAGGACCATGTGTGGGCATGGACGGTCACATTTGTGTTTGCAGCGCGAGTCGTTCACTGGGCTATGCAACATGAAGTGGAGCAGGTGGTCCTGATTGGCTCAGCTATTTCGGAGGCGCAGGGAGATCCGAGAGCCGCGAGTTACAGTTCGGCCAAGCATGGCCTATTGGGTCTGGTGCGTTCTATCCATTTGGAGAACCCTGCATTTGATTTAAGGGTATTCAGCCCTGGCTACATGGACACGGACCTGTTGCCCGCACACGCACCCCCGCGTCATTCGGAGGAAATGAAATCCCCTGAAGAGGTGGTGGAGGTTTTGTGGAAATGGGTCAATGAAGAAAGCCAGACCTACCACTACGTCTTTGCCTGATGACTCTCTGGACATTGCTTTTTCCTTTTGATTGGCTAAACTAGCCCGACCTAATTTTGCCTTTGCGAAGGAGATCACGTGAGTGAGACGAACGTTAAAGATGTGGTGATTATTGGTTCTGGTCCTGCCGGCTTGACTGCGGCCATTTACACGGCACGGGCGAATTTGAATCCTCTGGTTATTGAGGGTGAGGAATCTGGCGGCCAATTGATGACCACAAACGATGTGGAGAACTTTCCTGGATTTCCAGAAGGTGTGACTGGGCCAGAACTCATGTCCTTAGTCCGCAAGCAAGCGGCAAGATTTGGAGCTAAGTTTGTTACTCGCAATGTATCGAGTATCGACTTGTCTAAACGACCCTTCAGAATGACGGTTGGCAAGGAGGAGTACTTAGCTCATTCGGTCATCATCTCGACAGGGGCCAGTGCCCGTTATTTGGGTCTGGAAAATGAAAAACGGTTGTTGGGAAAGGGTGTGTCGGCGTGTGCGACCTGTGATGGAGCTTTTTTTCGCGATCAAAATGTAACGGTGATCGGTGGGGGTGACACCGCTATGGAAGAGGCGATGTTTCTCACCCGCTTTGCGACGAAAGTATGGGTCATTCATCGTCGCGATTCATTTCGTGCCTCGAAAATCATGGCAGATCGGGTTCTCAACAACCCCAAAATTGAGGTACTATGGAATTCTGAGTTGAAAGATGTATTGGGTGACAACGAAGTGACGGGTATTCGCGTCTACAACAGCAAGACGGATGAAACCCAGGATTTGCCCATGGACGGTGTGTTTTTGGCCATTGGTCACAAACCCAATACAGAAATTTTTAAAGGACAGCTTGAGATGAATGAAACAGGATATCTGGTGACCCAAGCAAAAAGCACCTACACCTCAGTGGAGGGTGTATTCGCTGCAGGTGACGTTCAGGATCATGTCTATCGCCAGGCTATTTCAGCTGCGGGCACTGGATGTATGGCAGCAATCGACTGTGAGCGTTGGTTGGAAGCGCAGGAGCACAGTTGATAAGCCGCAGGTTCACGTTCTAAGGAGGGGACGAAGGCCATGTCCAAAAATAAGAAGATCGACACAAAGGACTTTCTCGACAAAGTCAAAAAAATGGCCAAAGACAGAATGTCCGAGGGAAAAGTGGTCTCTCTGGACTCCTTTCGTGGCCTGGAAAAGAAGGATCCCCATCGCATCCTGATTATTGAGGATGACGAGACCATGAGGGCAGCCCTCAAGCGCATATTTGTGGCCGATGGTTTTGAAGTGGTGACGGTAGCCGATGGTACTCACCTCACCCAGGTGTTGGACGATTCCCCTATTGACCTTGTGATTCTTGATATAGGCTTGCCATGGATCAATGGATTTGAGTTGGCCCAACTGATGAAGGAAGATCAGGACTTGCGGCGCATCCCTCTGATTTTTGTTTCGGGTCGCACTAGCGATTTAGATGTGCGCAAAGGCTTTGAGCTAGGGGCCGTGGACTACATCAAAAAGCCCTTTGATGTGGAGAAGATCCGCAAAACAGTACAAACTCTACTAAAACTGAATAAGTAGCAGATCCCGCAAAACACGGGGGCTGAATCGATCTTCTGGGCGAGCCTAGTGGGTGACTTTTCCTTCCAATTCCTTTGGAACTCCCTTGGGAATCGCGCTCAGAAGTTTCTTTGTGTAGTCATCCTTAGGATTCTCATAAATCTCAACCGCATCGGCCATTTCAACCACTTGTCCTTTATTCATCACGGCAAGTTCATCAGAAATGAACTTCACAACCGCCAAGTCGTGGGAAATGAAAATATAGGTCAGATTAAACTCTTCCTGGAGGTCCAAGAGGAGATTCAAGATCTGAGATTGGATGGACACATCCAAGGCTGAAACAGACTCGTCACAAATGATGAATTCAGGCTCAACAGCCAGTGCGCGAGCAATGCAGATTCTTTGGCGCTGGCCGCCGGAGAATTCGTGGGGGTAGCGATTAAGCATACTGCGATCCAGGCCCACTCTTTCCATCAGGCGGCCCGCCATCTCAATGCGCTCGGTTTTATTTTTGCCAAGATTGTGAATCACCATGGGCTCCATGATGGCAGCCCCGACCGTCATGCGTGGGTTCAGTGAGGCATAGGGGTCTTGAAAGATAATCTGCATTTTGCGACGCATGGCCCGCAGCTCGTTGCGGTCCAGTCCCGTTAATTCTTTGCCATTATAGATGATCTCGCCGCCAGTGGGCTCAATAAGGCGCAGAATCGTGCGTCCCAGCGTAGTCTTCCCACATCCCGATTCTCCCACCAGGCCAAGCGTGCGGCCCCGACGAACCTTGAGGCTCACATCGTCCACAGCTTTCACCCATGATAGAACATTGCCAAAAATACCCTTCTTAAGCGGGAAATGCTTTTTGACATTGCGAATTTCCAGCACCACAGGATTTTCCTGGTCATTGAAAGGGCGAACACCCTTTGTTTGGTTGACGCTCGACATATCAAAAGACTTTTCCTTGCCGTCTTCGGTCATAAAATCTGAAACTGTGGGCAGACGGTGGGGATTGCGATCCAATCGAGGGCGACAAGCCAAAAGACCCTTTGTATAGGGGTGTTTGGGGTGGGTGAAAAGATCCATGGACTTCTCATTTTCGACGATGTCACCGCGATACATGACCACCACTTCGTCGGCGATATCAGCGATCACCCCTAAATCGTGAGTAATGAAGAGCACGGACATTTTGTATTTAGCCTGAAGGTCGGCCAAAAGATCCAAAATCTGCTTTTGAATGGTCACATCAAGGGCCGTTGTCGGCTCGTCAGCAATCAACAGGTCTGGCTCACAGGCGATGGCCATGGCGATCATCACCCGCTGGCGCTGTCCACCACTCATTTCGTGAGGGTAAGAATCGATCCGTTCAGAAGGATTGGGAATGCCAACCTGGTCCAGAAGATCTAGGGATTTGGCCAAGGCTTGCTTGCGATCCAGACTTTGGTGAAGCATCAGGGTTTCAGCGATTTGATCCCCCACAGTAAATACCGGGTTCAGGCTTGTCATGGGCTCTTGAAAAATCATGGAGATCCGGTTGCCACGAACCTTACGCATATCGGCTTCGCTGGCTTTGACCAGATCCTGCCCCTCAAACCAGATGGAGCCAGTGGTGATTTTTCCAGGAGGGTTGGGGATCAGCTTCATGATGGCCAAAGAGGTAACACTCTTTCCCGATCCAGACTCGCCTACCAAGCCGACAGTCTTTCCCTTTGGAATGTTAAAGGAGATATTTTTTACCGCCTTAACAATGCCGTCGTCGGTTTTGAAATCAACAGAGAGATTTTCAATTCTCACCAAGGTGTCCGCAGAATTCATCGCTTCCCGCCTTATTTATTTTTCAGTTTGGGATCAAGGGCATCCCTAAGTGCATCATTAAACAAGTTAAAGGCCAATACCAGAAAGAACATAAAGAGGGTGGCAGCCAAAAGGCCCCACCACACTTCACGAGCCAACTCCTGCTTGGCGTAGTTGATCATGGTCCCCCACGAAGGAGTGCCCGGCTCAACGCCAAGTCCCAGGTAGCTCAGAATTACTTCGCCTTTGACGGCGCCCACAAAGCCCAAGCTGAAGTTAATCAAGATCAAGTGGGAAACATTGGGGAGAATGTGGAGAAAGATCCTCCTGGCATTACTTGCCCCCAGGGCAAAAGCTCCTTGTACATATTCACGATCCCGGTGTTTCATAAACTCAGCGCGCACCACACGGCAGAGGCCGACCCAGCTGGTAAGACCAATGGCAATACAAAGTGTCTTGAGGCTCGGGCCCATGACCAGAGAAAAGGCCACAACCAGAAGGATGTAGGGAATGGTGTCGATGGTGGTGTAAAACCATACAATGAGATCATCAATTTTGCCGCCAAAGTAACCGGCAATGGAACCAAAAAAAGTACCTATGACAATTGCCAGGCCGGCACCAAAAAATCCCACAGTCAAAGAGGTTAGGGTTCCGTGGGCGGCACGAGCCAGTACATCGCGACCAAAAATGTCGGTGCCAAACCAGTGCGCCCACGTTGGGGCCTGGTAAGCAAGGTCGTGGCTGGTTTCATTATAGTTGGTGAAGATGATCCCGGCTCCGCAAAGAGCTGCCATCAGCACATACCCAACCATTACAAAAAAGCAAATGACGGCTACACGGTCCTTTTTGATGCGGCGGTAGGCATCCCACCACAATGAGTTGCGTAGGCCCCTAGTGGAAATCGTTGCGCTCTGTGCTGAAGCTGTGGCTGTTTGAACGGTACTCATCGACACACCTACCTCAACTGAATCTTAGGATCGACGACCGCATAGAGGACATCGGAGAGAAGTTGAAAGAACATGTACAAAATAGCACCCATAAAGGTCATGGCTTTAATTACAGGAAAGTCGGAGTTCTGAATACCCTGAAAGACCAAGCCTCCTAAGCCGGGAATGCCAAAGAAAGATTCAATCAAAAGAGAGCCCGTAATCAGGTAGGGCATCTGCATGACGACCAGGGTGATAATGGTCACCATCGCGTTACGTAATACGTGTTTGAACAAAATGGTTTTGGTGTCCAAACCTTTTGAGCGGGCCGTGCGCACATAGTCCTGATAGATCTCATCAAGAAAGGCTGTGCGATAAAAGAGAATGTTGCCGCCCAAGGAGAGGGAAACAAATATGATTGTCGGCAATATCAAGTACTCCCAGCGGCCAACCCAACTTGGGTCCCAGCCGGCAATGGGAAAAAGATCTAACTTATAAGCCAGGTAATACTGCCCATAGAGAATGTAGACCAGAGAGCTCAGGCTCATCAGGGCCAAACAAATAACCATCACAGACTTATCGAATAAGGTGCCACGCAAATGGGCGGTCAGCAATGCTAGTGATATGGTAATAAACAATGTTAGCAAGAAGGCAGGAATGGTCAGGCTTAAACTGACGCCAACACCATCGGCAATCATGGTCGAAATCAACTGCTTGGTCGACCAGCTACGGCCGTAATCAAAAGTCACGATCTGCTTAACAAAAAACAGGTACTGCATGTGGAGAGGGCGATCAAGCCCCAGCTCCTTTTGAATCTGGGCGATTTGCTCAGGAGAGGCATGTTTTCCGGCGGCCTGAGCTGCAGGGTCTCCACCTGCCACGTTAAACAGCAGGAAGGTGACAATGGTGATCCCGAACATAATCGGGATCATATACAGGGCTCGCCGGATTACATACTTCAGCATTAGAGTTTCGCCTTCAAATCTCCCTGTGCCTTGGTGTCAACGCGCAGGTATTTAAATGTGTCGTTCACAATCGAGTGAGACTTATAGTTCTTCAACCAGCCGTGATAGAGGCGGTAGCCCAAGCGGTGAACGCCGGGAACCCACGGAGACTGCTCAACCACGATATCGCGCATGCGCTGATAAACCTTTGTGCGGTCCGCACCTGGGGGCATCAGAGCCGCCTTTTCATACAGGTCGTCGAACTCTTTGTTCTTAAAGTTGGAACCGTTGGGTCCTGGGCTGGAGTTCTTGCCGTACAGCAGCTGCAGGAAGTTTTCCGCATCTGGATAGTCGGCCAACCATGCAATTCCCCAGATCTGGGCCTTCTTGTCGCGAATCTTTTCGGTGAACTGAGGCCAGGAAGACTGCTCAATCTTAACCTCGACACCAATCTGTTGCATATTGAGTTTGAAAAACTCAGCCATTTGCGCGGCAGTCGAAGAGTTGGTGGTTGAGAAAGTCAGAGCAGGAAGGTTTTTGCCGTCGGGAAACCCGGCCTTGGCTAAGAGCTCTTTGGCTTTTTCAACATCAAATTTTTTGTAGGGATTTTCAAATTTGGGATCGTAGGCATCAACTCCAGGGGGAATTGGGCTATGAGCAGTGACGGCCCGGCCATTGTAGAACTTCTCAATGGAGGTGGGAGTGTCAATGGCCATGGAAATGGCTTTACGCAAATTCTCGTTTTTACCGATTAGTGGGTCCAGCATGTTGAAGGCCGTGTAGGTCACGTCGGGCTCGACAGTTACTTCCAGCTGCATGCCCTTTTTCTTCATGTCCTCAGACAGATTGTTGTTTACAACTGCACTGTCGAAGTTGTCCTTGGGGATGCCCAGGATATCCAGCTGACCCTTTTGGAACTTCAACCAGGCCGGTTGATCCTCAATGATCTCGTGGAAAACCAGCTTGTCGACGAATGGCAACTTTTTGCCAGCATCGGCGAGAAGACCGTTGGCCTCGTCGGAAGCTTCGCCCTCAGTCGGATAGGTGTGGCCTGACCAGTTGGGGTTCTTAACCAAAACAACTTTGCTGTTTCGCACCCAGCTTTCAAATTTAAAAGGGCCTGTACCAACAGGGTGGTTGAGGAACTCTTTTCCATATTTATCAACAGCTTCTTTGGGAACGACAGAGGCGTAGCCCATTGCCAGCACATAATGCAGTTGATAGTAAGGCTTTGTGAGCTTAATCACCAATGTGTGATCATTGGTGGCCGTAATGCCTTCAATCTCGTCTTCAAATTTACCTTCGCCCTTGGAAAGTTTCTCGCGCCATTTATCCAAACCGACGATACGCCCTTCGAAAATCCATGCGCCATCTGAGGCCGCAGCAGGGTCCATCAGACGCTTCCAGGAGTAAATGAAATCCTGGGCTGTGATGTCGCGGCCCTTTCCTTCTGGGAAGGCGGGGTCGTCATGGAACTTAACCCCTTTACGGATTTTAAACGTGTGAGTGAGGCCGTCTTTGGTAACTTCCGGTAGGCTCTCAGCTAACAGGGGGGCCAACTCAAGAGGGCGCTTCAGGTAGTGGTAGTGAACCAGAGTTTCATAAATTTGAGAAACAACACTGTTGGAGTAAGTGTCGCTGGCGTAAACCGGATCCAACCCTTTGAGGTTGGCGCGCAGAACAGCATTGATTGTGTTCTCGCCTTCTGATGATTTTTTCGTACACGATGTTGTGGTCAATCCAAGGACTAAAACCAAGGCGGTCGTCATCCATGCTAGGGGCTTGAAACTTGCCATTTCCTCCTCCTTCCAAAGGTCCGTGTTGTGTAGCGTTATGGGTGATCAAAGTCAACGATCAGTGCGCCTACGGAGTGGGTTGTGCAGAATGTTATTTAGCTAAAATCTGATGGAGTTCTGAAAAGTATCGAATGCGATACGTGGCGCCCGCCTGCATAAGTTCTTCGATTGGGCCATAGCCAAAATCCACCGCCACACAGGGGATTTGGCAGGCCTTTGCGCCCCCAACATCAGGGAATCCGTCTCCCACCATGTAAGCATTTTCAGATGAAACTCCAGCCTTGGCCATGGCCGTCAACAGAGGCATAGGGTGGGGCTTTTTGTGCTGGAGTGAATCTCCGCCAATGAGAGCCACCCAGGGCAGGTCCATCAGGCCCAGATGATCAAGGATTTTTGGGATAAACCGCTCTCGCTTATTGGAAACCACGGCAATCTGGTAGGGGCAGTCTCGCAAAAATTCCACCGCGTCCCTGAGTGGGCGGGGGTTGTTCAGCACGTGGCGATCGTAGACGTCCAGGAATTCCCGCTCAATGGTTTTGAGTTGTAGCAAATCCGCAGCGGTCTCCGGAGCAATGGCCTGGACCAACTCGGCGAGGCCCCGCCCGATGTAGTTGATGATGGTTTCTTCAGGCAGCGCCGGTGCCTTTTTGATTGCAAGAAATTCATTCACAGCAGCCACAATATCGGGGCCTGTGTCGATAAGAGTGCCGTCGAAATCAAACATTAACAATGGAGTCATGAAAAATAGATAAGAAAGATGGGACAATTTGTAAACCAAAACCTGGAGTGCCATAAAACAGATTCAAAAGGAGGTCGAAAATGAAAGGTTGGACTCTTGTGACTGGCGCCTCGGGCGGAATTGGTTTGGATATGGCCGAAATGTTCGCCGAGAAGGGGCATAATCTCATACTTGTCGCCCGCTCGGAGGATAAGCTGAAGGCATTGGCCGGGACACTGAAAGAAAAATACAAAATTGAAGCCGAAGTCATTCCCTGTGACCTAGGGGTCCCCCGGGGAGCCGAGGCTCTTTACAAAGCGACACAGGACAAAGGCTTCAAAGTTCAGGTCTTGGTCAATAATGCGGGATTTGGTGAAATGGCGCCGTTTGCAAAGATGAGCGCGGGCCGAGTGAAACAAATGGTTCAACTCAATATTGCCACACTCGTCGACCTTTGCCACCTGTACCTTCAGGGCATGGAAGAGTTTGAAAAGGGTGCGGGAATTCTCAACGTGGCCTCAACCGCAGCCTTTCAACCCGGCCCGGAAATGAGCCTCTACTACGCCACCAAAGCCTTTGTTTTGTCTTTCAGTGAAGGCTTGCATGAGGAGATGAAGCCCAAGGGCATTCACGTGTCGGCTTTGTGTCCCGGTCCGACCCGAACTCAGTTTATGGCGGAGGCCGGAATAGAGGACGGCGCCATGTTCAAGCTTCCTATTGTCCTGGATTCAAAGCCAGTGGCTCGCGCCGGGGTGAATGGATTCTTGCGCAATAAGGCTATTGTTGTTCCTGGATTTGGCAATCGCAGTCTGATTTTCTCTCTCCGGTTGACACCGAGGTCATGGGTGCGGTGTATGGTTAAGAGTTTGCACAAGACGGCTGTGAAGTCGGCCGAACAATGACGGGTCTTGTAGGAGTAAAGAATGCCTGCAAATAGCTGGGGATCACGATTTGTGGTGACAAGCTTTGGTGAAAGCCACGGTGAGGCCATGGGTGTGGTCATCGATGGCTGTCCCGCAGGCGTTCCATTTGACCGAGAGCTGTTGCTGCATAACCTGCAGAGGCGCAGACCCGGCCAGCACGGAGATCCGCAGCGGGTGGTGTCCGTCCGATCTGAGGAGGATATGCCCCAGATACTCAGTGGTATCTTTGCCGATAAGACTCTGGGGACTCCAATTGCTTTGCTGGTTTATAACAAAGACCAACGATCACAGGACTATGATCAAATCGCCCACCAGCCACGCCCGGGTCATGCCGATGATGTGTGGCGCGAGAAGTTTACCCACGTCGATCATCGTGGCGGCGGTCGGGCTTCGGGGCGCGAAACCCTTTCGCGGGTGATGGCCGGTTCTGTGGCCCAGATGTACCTGAGAGCTGTTACCCCAGAAACTCGCGTGACAGCAAAGGCTCTGCAGATTGGACCCGTTCATCTTCAGGGCTCAGAGGTGATGACCCCTGAAGTGATTGATCTTTTGCAGAAGGCCCGAGCCGAGGGGAGAAGTTATGGCGGCAGAGTTTTGCTGACCATCACTCAGCCCCCAGCTTCGCTAGGCCAGCCGGTTTTTCATAAGCTCAAGGCGGATCTGGCTTCAGCGATTATGGGGATTGGCGCGGTCAACGGCATTGAAATCGGCGCTGGCGTTGTAGCAGCTGATGCCGAAGGAAGTGAATTTCACTCTCGTCCCGAACAAGATCAGTACGGCGGCATCAGAGGCGGGATCAGCACAGGTGAAGAGATTCAGATAACTGTTAGCTTCAAGCCGACGGCAACAGTCCTTGATCAGGCCAAGGCAGGTCGACACGACCCTTGCATCATTCCCAGAGCCTTGCCTGTCCTAGAAGCCATGGTGAACCTGGTTTTGGCCGACCATTACCTGTGGCGATTAACAGACAAAATCTAAAGAGGCCGATTTTAAGTGTTCAACCAAATCAGGAGTGGGCAGTTGGAGAAGGCGATGCTTCGGTGGCCACGGGAGTGGAAATAGAGGCCAAAAACTTTTCCACCCGGGGTTTGTATTCGTTAGGTGCGCGGCTCAGGCCCTGAAGATGACCGATTTCCGGAATGCTCAACACCTCGACGGCCAGGTGATCCAAGCCCTCCAAATATTCTTCCAGCGCTCGGGTAGAGACCATTTGGTCGTTCCAGGCGCGGACACTTAGAATTGGAAAGTCCTGAGGCAGATTCCTCAGGCGCGGTTTGGAATCGGGTAGAAAACTGGAGCCGCCTAAAAGTTCATAGACGAGAAAGGCCATGGCGCCGCGAAGAACCGGGTTTTTGATTTTAAACTCGTGAGTAAAGTAATTCCAATAGCCGCGCCGAACCTGGGTGAACGGACCACCTTCACAGACACAGCCCTTGATTTCGCCTTTAGGTCTTTCAGAGGCAGCATTGAGGGTGGCGCCCGATGGGCTGGAAAAACTCATAAGAATTTTTGGGCGATCAACTGCATTCAAAATGTCGGTGATCTGCTCCTCCCATACCTTGGCTACGCCAAATTTGTAATCTCTTGTCATTGGCAAGCGCAGGATCTGCCAGGGTGAGGCCAGGCGAAGTTGAAAGGCGACGGCATCAAAGCCCAACTCATTGACAAAACTGATGTGTCTTCCCAGGGTCTGTGGGGAGCCTCCAAAGTGATGGACAAAGACAATCACTTCTTGGTAGCGCCGATTTTCGGCGGCCTTAAAGACTCCAGAATGGGGAAGCTCCACGCTTAGCTATCTTTCCCTGGCCATAGTTCACGCCAGTTTCCAATGGTTGATTCGGAAACAGCTGTTTCATGGAGAACGCGTCGGCTAACTTCCACCTGCTCCAAAGCTGTCTCGGACAGAACCTTACCACAAGCTTCCACAATCGCCACCTCATCAATGCCATGATATGCATAAACGTCTACGGGGCGGCCACAGCGAGAATGCTTGCGCACAGCCAGAGACTCATGCCTCACCCCGATGATGGAGCCCAGATTGTCTAACAACCCCGGTTCACCATCGTGGACACTAACAACTGGAATTCTTCGGCCGGCCAGGGTGGCCATCTCGGCTCTCTCAGTGGAACCGTTCAGGTAGGGAACCAAGTGCAAGTTGCCATTCACACCGAGGGTGATTCTCAAGTGTGAATAATCAGTTTCATGTCCAAGGTTGCCGACCAACAAATCTGGGCTGGTGACGACAACGACGTTGGCGTAAACTCCTTTTTTAAGCAGGATCTCGGATGCTTCAATGGCTTCTTTGGTCATAGCACCCATGGCAAAGAGATTGACCACATTGTCACCAGGCTCGTAACCAGCATAGCCGCGATAATCAATCAAGTAGTAGGCCCCAGCTAAGACGTCCTGGCGGACAGTTTCCATCATGGAGTCCTCATCGATTGTCGCCACGTCATTGACCGAAATGCAGCCCGGGATCTCAATGTCGGCAGGGCTCAGCGATGTGCCCTCATCCAGGCCGGTTTTAAAGCGTCGTTGGCGGCTCAGGTATTTTAGGAAGTCCTTTTGTTCAATCCCGCGGGTCACGCCACGAATAATCACGCCAGAGCGACCTTGGTTATCATAGGTGAGGTGGCGGTGCATGGATTCACACAAAATCCAATCTAACTCCTGACAGAAGTAAGGTTCCCAGGTGATCTGATTAGGAACCTGGAGATCCGACTTCCAACCATGTTGAGCACCTTCAGG from Pseudobdellovibrionaceae bacterium encodes the following:
- a CDS encoding HAD hydrolase-like protein; this encodes MALQVLVYKLSHLSYLFFMTPLLMFDFDGTLIDTGPDIVAAVNEFLAIKKAPALPEETIINYIGRGLAELVQAIAPETAADLLQLKTIEREFLDVYDRHVLNNPRPLRDAVEFLRDCPYQIAVVSNKRERFIPKILDHLGLMDLPWVALIGGDSLQHKKPHPMPLLTAMAKAGVSSENAYMVGDGFPDVGGAKACQIPCVAVDFGYGPIEELMQAGATYRIRYFSELHQILAK
- a CDS encoding SDR family oxidoreductase translates to MKGWTLVTGASGGIGLDMAEMFAEKGHNLILVARSEDKLKALAGTLKEKYKIEAEVIPCDLGVPRGAEALYKATQDKGFKVQVLVNNAGFGEMAPFAKMSAGRVKQMVQLNIATLVDLCHLYLQGMEEFEKGAGILNVASTAAFQPGPEMSLYYATKAFVLSFSEGLHEEMKPKGIHVSALCPGPTRTQFMAEAGIEDGAMFKLPIVLDSKPVARAGVNGFLRNKAIVVPGFGNRSLIFSLRLTPRSWVRCMVKSLHKTAVKSAEQ
- the aroC gene encoding chorismate synthase, whose amino-acid sequence is MPANSWGSRFVVTSFGESHGEAMGVVIDGCPAGVPFDRELLLHNLQRRRPGQHGDPQRVVSVRSEEDMPQILSGIFADKTLGTPIALLVYNKDQRSQDYDQIAHQPRPGHADDVWREKFTHVDHRGGGRASGRETLSRVMAGSVAQMYLRAVTPETRVTAKALQIGPVHLQGSEVMTPEVIDLLQKARAEGRSYGGRVLLTITQPPASLGQPVFHKLKADLASAIMGIGAVNGIEIGAGVVAADAEGSEFHSRPEQDQYGGIRGGISTGEEIQITVSFKPTATVLDQAKAGRHDPCIIPRALPVLEAMVNLVLADHYLWRLTDKI